AAGCCAGCACCAATGCCCTGGCCACTCAGCTGGCGAGCGTCACCAGCCTCACGCTGGGGCGGTTGCCCGCCCTGGGCTGAACCACGGCCCCGGCGTTCATCCGCTGGAATGGCTCCAACCGAATCCCGTGGATGGGCAACGCCACCGCTCTTCAGCCCCTGCTCGCCGGCCGGGGACTGCCGGCCTTCGAAGCGATCACGCCTGAGCAGATCAGCCGTGCCATCCCCCAGCTGCTGGAGGAGCTCCACACTGAGCTCACAGCGCTGGAGAGTCGGCTCGAGGAGCAGCTGGCCCAGCCCGCCTGTCAGCTGAGCTGGGACGCCGTGATGGACCCGCTGCAATGGCTGGGGGAACGAATGCGCTGGAGCTGGGGGGTGGTGAGCCACCTCCACGGGGTGTGCAACAGCCCCGAGCTGCGCGAGGCCTACCAGCAGCAGCAGCCGGCGGTGGTGGCCTTCGGCAGCCGCGCCGGTCAGAGCCGCCCGATCTACCGCGCCCTGGAGCGGCTGTCCAGCCAGCACGCGGCCAGCCAGCCGGGCGAGCCCCAACACCTCGATGCCACCCAGCTGCGAATCCTCGAGGCCGAGCGCCTGGACATGCAACTGCGGGGTGTGGGGCTGGAGGGGGCCGAGCAGGAGGCCTTCAATGCCGCCACGGCCGAGCTGGCCAGCCTCGCCAATACGTTCGGCAACCACGTGCTCGATGCCACCAACGGCTGGAGCCTCACCCTCACCAGCGAGGAGGAACTGGCGGGCCTGCCGGCGAGCCTGCGGGAGCTGCTGGCCCAGGCCGCCCGCGAAGCGGGTGAGGAGGGCTGGCGCCTGGGGCTGGACATGCCCCGGGTGATGCCGTTCCTCAAGTACAGCCAGCGGCGCGACCTGCGCGAGCAGGTGTACCGGGCCCATGTGAGCCGGGCCGCCAGCGGCGATCTCGACAACGGCCCGCTGATCGAACGGATCCTCACCCTCAAAAGGGAGCAGGCGCGCCGCCTGGGCTACGCCGACTGGGCCGAGGTGAGCCTGGCCACCAAGATGGCCGGCTCCGTGGCGGAGGTGGAGCAGCTCCTGGAGGAGCTGCGGGCCGCGGCATTCCCGGTGGCCGAGGCGGAGATCGAGGCCCTCAAGGCCTGCGCCCGGCGCCATGGCGCCCCCGAAGCCGACGATCTCAGGCCCTGGGACGTGAGCTACTGGGCCGAGGTGCTCCGCCAGGAATCGTTCGAGCTCGATGCCGAGGCCCTGCGCCCCTGGTTTCCGCTGGAGCAGGTGCTGCAGGGCCTGTTCGGCCTCTGCCAGCGGCTCTTCGACATCCGCATCGTGAGCACCGAGGGGGAGGCCCCCCTGTGGCACCCCGATGTGCGCTACTTCCGGGTGCTGGATGCCGGCAGCGGATCGCCGCTGGCCGGGTTCTACCTCGATCCCTACAGCCGGCCCGGCAGCAAGCGCGGTGGCGCCTGGATGGATGAGTGCCTGGGCCGCTCCCGCACCCCATCCGGAGAGCCCGTGCTGCCGGTGGCCTACCTGGTCTGCAACCAGAGCCCGCCGGTGGGCGACACCCCGAGCCTGATGACCTTCGAGGAGGTGGAGACCCTCTTCCACGAATTCGGCCATGGCCTGCAGCACATGCTCACCACCGTGGAGCGTCCCCAGGCGGCCGGGATCAACAACGTGGAGTGGGATGCGGTGGAGCTTCCCAGCCAGTTCATGGAGAACTGGTGCTACGACCGCGCCACGCTGATGGGCATGGCGCGCCACTGGCAGAGCGGCGAGCCCCTGCCGGAGAGCGAATACGGCAAACTGCTGGCGGCCCGCACCTTCATGGGGGGCACCGCCACCCTGCGGCAGGTGCACTTCGCCCTCACCGACCTGCGGCTCCACAGCCGCTGGACACCGGAATGCGGCCAGAGCCCGGAGCAGCTGCGCCGCGAAATTGCCCGCACCACCACGGTGCTGGAGCCGATTCCGGAGGATGCCTTCCTCTGCGCCTTCAGCCACATCTTCGCCGGTGGCTACGCGGCCGGCTATTACTCCTACAAGTGGGCGGAAGTGCTCAGCGCCGATGCCTTCGGCGCCTTCGAGGAGGTGGGGCTGGAGCAGGAGGAGGCCATCGTGGCCACCGGGCGCCGCTTCCGCGACACCGTGCTGAGCCTGGGGGGCAGCCGCTCCCCGGCGGAGGTGTTCGAGGCGTTCCGGGGCCGCCAGCCCAGCAGCGAGGCCCTGATCCGCCATTCGGGTCTGAGCTCGGTGGCGGCCGCCGCCGGCTGAGCTGCGCCGATGCCGCCGCAGGCCCTTGGGCAGGATGGGGCGATGGAGTCCTCCATGACCGACCTGCGCGGCATCGCCGAACACTTCGCCCTGCCGGCGGCGGTGACCAGCGTGGAACCCCTGGGCAACGGCAATGTGAACGACACGTTCCGGGTGGAGACGGCTGGCGGCCAGCGTTTCGTGCTGCAGCGGCTCAACACCCACGTGTTCCCCCGCCCGGAGCTGGTGATGGCCAACATCGTGGCGCTGAACCGCCACGTGGCCGGCCGAGGGGCACCGTCCGGGCCGCAGAGGGAGCGCTGGGAACTGCCCGAAGCGATCCCGCTGCGGGCTGAGGCAGCGGAGTCCCACGGCGAGCCCGGCGGGCAGGCGTTTCAGCTGGAAGTCCCGAGCGGAGTGTGGCGCCTGATCAGCCACGTGGATCAGGCCACCACCCACGACACGGTGCTCAGCCTCGACCACGCGGCCGAACTGGGGCGGGGCCTGGGCACCTTCCACCGGCTGATCCACGACCTGCCCTGCGCCCAGCTGGCCGACACCCTGGAGGGGTTCCACATCACACCGGCCTACCTGGCCAGCTACGAGCGGGTGCGGGCCAACCTGCAGAGCAGCTCCCCGGAGCGGCGGTTCGACGCCGACGAGCGCCACTGCATCGCCTTCGTGGAGCAGCGCCGGGACCTGGCAGGGGTGCTGGAGCAGGCCAAGGCTGCCGGGGTGCTGCAGCTGCGGCCGATTCACGGCGATCCGAAGGTGAACAACGTGATGCTGGATGCCACCAGCGGCCGCGCCGTGGCCCTGGTGGATCTGGACACGGTGAAGCCGGGCCTGGTGCACTACGACATCGGCGACTGCCTGCGCTCCGGCTGCAATCCGGCAGGGGAGGAATGCCGCGACCTGGACGCTGTGGTGTTCGATCTCGACCGCTGCCGCGCCATCCTGGACGGCTATCTGGACCAGGCCCGGGGATTCCTCACCCCCCCGGATTTCGACCATCTCTATGTGGCGGGGCGACTGATCAGCTTTGAGTTGGGCCTTCGGTTCTTCACCGATCACCTGGCCGGCAACCGCTATTTCAAGGTGAGCCATCCGCGCCACAACCTGGAGCGGGCCCTGGTGCAGTTCCGTCTCACCGAGAGCATCGAGGCCCAGGAGCCTGCCATCCGGGCCGTGATCGAGGAGCTGCGCTGATGGAACGGCAGGTGTTCGCGCTCGTTCCCTTCGAGGCGGCTGCGCCGGCCGTCACCATCGGTGGCCGGCTCCGGGTGGGCGCCGCCGAGCCGGGCGGCACCGGGCTGGTGCTGGAGCTGACATTCGACGTGCGCAGCCAACCTGAGCACCATGGCCTCGCCGGCCTGGCCCTGCCCCGGCCACCGGCCGGCGTCGCGGGCGGGCCCGGCGAGGGCGCACGGCGCGACGGCCTGTGGGAGCACACCTGCCTGGAATGCTTCCTGGCTCCCGCCGGCCAGCCCCACTACCTGGAGTTCAACCTCGCTCCGGATGGGGCGTGGAACGTCTACGCCCTGGATGCCTACAGGCAGGGACTGCGTCCGGCGGCGGAGTACCGCAGCCTGCCCTTCCACTGCCGGATCGGCCCTGAAGCCCTCCAGCTGGAGCTGCGCTGCCCGCTGCCTTCCAGCTGGCACGGGGTGAGGGCGATCGACTGGCAGGTGAGCGCCGTGCTGGAGAACCTGGATGGCGGCCTGAGCCACTGGGCCCTGCGCCATCCCGCCGCCGCCGCCGACTTTCACGACCGGCGGCAGTGGAGCCGGGGAGAGCTGTTGTGATCCCCCGACTGCGTTGAGCGCCGCAAGCGGGCCACCGGCTCCGCAGGGGCGCTTCGGGATCGTGGTGGTGCACCGCTCCGCCAGTCCCTACCTGGCGGTGTGCCTGCAGCAGGCGCGCCGCACCAATCCGGGGGTGCCGATCGTGCTGGCGGGTGATGCCAGCAATGCCGGCATTGCGGTGGACCGCTTCGTGGCGATCGACAGCCTGCCCCGCAGCCCTGGCTACGAGCGGTTCCTGCGCGACTACCGCCACCACAGCCCCTCCCAGAGTCTGCTGTGGGAGCGCTTCTGCATCGAACGCTGGTTCGTGCTGCTGGCCGTGATGGAACGGGAGGGGCTCGATCGCGTGCTGGCCCTCGATTCGGATGTGCTGCTGTTCTGCGACGCCGCCGAGGAAGCCATGCGCTGCAGCGCCTATGCCGTGGCCCTGAACCACTGGGACCAGCACCGGGCCCTGCCCCACTGCACCTTCATCCAGCAACGGGAGGCGCTCGAGGAGTTCTGCAGCCTGGTGAGTGCCACCTACGCCAGCGAAGCCAGCCTGGAGACCCTGAAGCGGCGCAACCAGAAGAAGCTGGGCCGCCACTGGATCTCCGACATGTCGCTCTGGCATGCCTGGACCCTGGCCACCGACCGGCCGGTGCTGATCCGCGAGCGCCTGGGCACCGATGGGGCGATCTACGACAGCTGCATCGAGCACATCCGCGGCTTCGAGGCGGTGAATCCCCTGCCGCTGCTGGTGCGCCCCTGGAAACGGCTGGTGTTCGAGAACGGCTGCGCCTACGCCTTCCGCCGGGACAACGGCCAGCGGCTGCGGCTGCTGTGCGTGCACTACCACGGCCGTTTCAAGGCCCTGATGGCCCGCCATGCCCGCGGCCAGGCCGATGGGCTGGGGGCAGCCCTGGTGCTGCTGCGCCTGAAGCTGGCGGCGCTGCCGCTGAAGGTGATCCGGGCCTGGCAGGGCTATGCCCGGCGCCAGACCGGACGACGCTGAGACCACGGAACGAGGGCGGCGGCGAGCTTCCGGGCTCCCCCAGGGGCGGCAACCCCTGTCAGGAAGCCTCCTGCACCGCTGCAGGATCCCTGCTGGGCATCAGAACCTGCCCCAGGGCGGAGCGGTGGAGCACAGGGACAGCCGGAGAGGTGGCATGGCGCGCGGCGAAATGGACACGGGTGCGCCCATCCAGTCGCTGCGCGAGCGAGATGGCCTCCCCGGTGCTGGTCGGGGAGATCACCACCCGCAGCACACTCCCCGGGCAGGCCTCCAGCACCCGTTGCAGCTCGGCCGGTTGGTGGAACGCATAACGGCTCCACCAGCTGTCCGCCCGCAGGATGGAGAGGCACGAGACGGACCCCGCCAGCACGCAGAGCAGCAGCACCATCCCACCCACGGCGCGGCTGCTTCTGGAGGCGATCAGCCCCCAGATGGCTGCGGCCACCAGAAGCTGAACGCCAAGGAGACCCGGGAGGAGGTAGCGCGTGGTGAGGGCATGGCGTCCACCGCTCAGCAGATCGGCGCTCTCGAGGGCCAGCAGATTCACGGCCGGCAGCAGCACCAGCAGCAGCCAGTCGCCACCGCCGCGGCGCGCCAGATGGTGGGCACCGGCCAGCGCCAGACCCAGCAGAACCGGCAGCACCAGCCAGGGCCACCACGGCGGTGGTGGGGCGCCCAGGTCCAGAAAGGGAGCACTCCAGTGCAGGCTGCGGATCAGGGGCCCGGAGGCGGGTGGGGCCGCGGTCCGCAGCCAGGCCGTGTGGCTGAGCAGGGCATGCAGCCGCAGGCCCATCACCGACAGCCAGGGAAGAAAGCCCAGCAGCGCCAGGGCAGTGGCGCCTGCCCAGCGGCGGCGCTGGGCGCGGTGCCGCCCCGCGAGCAGGGCGTGGAGGCCGTGGCTCAGGGGAACCACCAGAAAGATCAGGCTGGTGTAGAGGCCGGCCAGCAGGCTGAGCACGTAGCCCCAGAACAGCCTGGGGCCGGGCAGCCGCCGCAGGCGCAGGTAGGCCGCGCAGGCAAGGGCGCTCAGCAGCAGCAGCAGGCTGTAGGGCCGTGCCTCCTGGGCGTAGAGCAGGTGCAGGGGCGAAACGGCGGTGGTCACGGCGACCACGGCGGCGAGCCCCCGCTGGCCGGAAGCCTCCCGGCCTAGCCAGGCCATGGCAGGCAGGGTCAGCAGGCTGAACAGGGCGGAGAGCTGCCGCACCCGGGCCATCGCGTCACCGGAGGCCTCACGCACCAGCCGGGCCAGCAGGAAGTAGAGGGGGGGATGTTCCGGGTGCCGGACCAGCTGCCGCAGCGTGGCCGCCCAGCCGTGGTCGGGGGAGAGGTGAAGAAAACGCTGCAGGTCGCCTGCCTTCAGCGTGGTGGACGGCACCGCAAGCCGGGCGATCTGCTCCTGGGGAAAGCCTGCCGTGCGCAGCGCGGTGTGCACTTCGTCATGGGAGAGCCAGTGCTGGGCCGGGTTGTGGAAGCGCAGCACGGCCGCCACGACCAGCAGTGCCAGGAGGGCCCAGCTCCAGGGGGATCGGCCAGGGCTCAAGGCGACGCCTGCTCAAAGGAAGCTGGGAACCAGTCTGAGGACAACGCTGCAGCAGGACAGCACGGCACCCCACCAGGTTGCCGTGGACGCCGGGGCTGCCGGGGCGCGGACGGACTGCTGGACGTGCTCCCGGCCCAACGGGGCCGGGCGGATGCCTCAGCCTCAGCCGGCCTGCTGCTGCACCAGGGCCACGGAGGCCTCCAGTGCCTGGCGGGAGAGCAGCAGCATCCGGGCCTGGCTGGAGGCGATCGCCTCCAGCGGGCAGGTCTCCAGGCAGCGGCGCATCACGGCGGCGAGCTGGTCGCTGCTGCAGGCCTCGGCGTTGAACAGATGGGGCCAGCCGGTGCGGCCGAGCACCTCGGTGAGCTTGCCGCCGCCGGCGATCTGATCCACCGCGATCACGGGCACGCCGGCGGCCAGGGCCAGCAGCGAACCGTGCAGGCGGGTGGTGAGCACCAGATCCACCGCCTCGAAGCCGGCCTGGATCCGGGCCGGGGTGTTGGTCGCCGAGAGCACGGTGTCGATCGGCAGCACCGGCCCGGGGTGGTCGGCCAGAACCTGCTGGAACAGGTCCGCCGCCGCCGCCGAGCGGTCCCTTGCCGGTCCGTAGTCCTTCTGGGGCCCGCGCAGGCAGAGGCCGATGCGGGCACCGGCCAGGCTGGCCGGGCGCGGACGCTCGAGGGCCGGACGGCAGTGGCCGATGGCCAGATCGAAGAAGGCGGGCTCCCTGCCGTCGCGGGCCACCACCCCCTCGAGCAGGGCGTTGAGGGGGTCCTGGCGCTCGAGGATCGACACCCCGGCGGCGAGCTTGCGGGTTGGGCCGCAGGCCGACAGCAGGCGCCGGAGCCGCTTGGTCATCACCAGCGGTCCGCAGACGAACACCAGGGTGCGCAGCTGGCCGGCCAGCCGCCACGGCCGGCGGATCGCCAGATGGGTGGGGAGCGCATGGCGGGGATGG
This portion of the Cyanobium sp. NIES-981 genome encodes:
- a CDS encoding M3 family metallopeptidase, which gives rise to MGNATALQPLLAGRGLPAFEAITPEQISRAIPQLLEELHTELTALESRLEEQLAQPACQLSWDAVMDPLQWLGERMRWSWGVVSHLHGVCNSPELREAYQQQQPAVVAFGSRAGQSRPIYRALERLSSQHAASQPGEPQHLDATQLRILEAERLDMQLRGVGLEGAEQEAFNAATAELASLANTFGNHVLDATNGWSLTLTSEEELAGLPASLRELLAQAAREAGEEGWRLGLDMPRVMPFLKYSQRRDLREQVYRAHVSRAASGDLDNGPLIERILTLKREQARRLGYADWAEVSLATKMAGSVAEVEQLLEELRAAAFPVAEAEIEALKACARRHGAPEADDLRPWDVSYWAEVLRQESFELDAEALRPWFPLEQVLQGLFGLCQRLFDIRIVSTEGEAPLWHPDVRYFRVLDAGSGSPLAGFYLDPYSRPGSKRGGAWMDECLGRSRTPSGEPVLPVAYLVCNQSPPVGDTPSLMTFEEVETLFHEFGHGLQHMLTTVERPQAAGINNVEWDAVELPSQFMENWCYDRATLMGMARHWQSGEPLPESEYGKLLAARTFMGGTATLRQVHFALTDLRLHSRWTPECGQSPEQLRREIARTTTVLEPIPEDAFLCAFSHIFAGGYAAGYYSYKWAEVLSADAFGAFEEVGLEQEEAIVATGRRFRDTVLSLGGSRSPAEVFEAFRGRQPSSEALIRHSGLSSVAAAAG
- a CDS encoding phosphotransferase enzyme family protein, with protein sequence MPPQALGQDGAMESSMTDLRGIAEHFALPAAVTSVEPLGNGNVNDTFRVETAGGQRFVLQRLNTHVFPRPELVMANIVALNRHVAGRGAPSGPQRERWELPEAIPLRAEAAESHGEPGGQAFQLEVPSGVWRLISHVDQATTHDTVLSLDHAAELGRGLGTFHRLIHDLPCAQLADTLEGFHITPAYLASYERVRANLQSSSPERRFDADERHCIAFVEQRRDLAGVLEQAKAAGVLQLRPIHGDPKVNNVMLDATSGRAVALVDLDTVKPGLVHYDIGDCLRSGCNPAGEECRDLDAVVFDLDRCRAILDGYLDQARGFLTPPDFDHLYVAGRLISFELGLRFFTDHLAGNRYFKVSHPRHNLERALVQFRLTESIEAQEPAIRAVIEELR
- a CDS encoding DOMON-like domain-containing protein, with the translated sequence MERQVFALVPFEAAAPAVTIGGRLRVGAAEPGGTGLVLELTFDVRSQPEHHGLAGLALPRPPAGVAGGPGEGARRDGLWEHTCLECFLAPAGQPHYLEFNLAPDGAWNVYALDAYRQGLRPAAEYRSLPFHCRIGPEALQLELRCPLPSSWHGVRAIDWQVSAVLENLDGGLSHWALRHPAAAADFHDRRQWSRGELL
- a CDS encoding glycosyltransferase family 39 protein — encoded protein: MSPGRSPWSWALLALLVVAAVLRFHNPAQHWLSHDEVHTALRTAGFPQEQIARLAVPSTTLKAGDLQRFLHLSPDHGWAATLRQLVRHPEHPPLYFLLARLVREASGDAMARVRQLSALFSLLTLPAMAWLGREASGQRGLAAVVAVTTAVSPLHLLYAQEARPYSLLLLLSALACAAYLRLRRLPGPRLFWGYVLSLLAGLYTSLIFLVVPLSHGLHALLAGRHRAQRRRWAGATALALLGFLPWLSVMGLRLHALLSHTAWLRTAAPPASGPLIRSLHWSAPFLDLGAPPPPWWPWLVLPVLLGLALAGAHHLARRGGGDWLLLVLLPAVNLLALESADLLSGGRHALTTRYLLPGLLGVQLLVAAAIWGLIASRSSRAVGGMVLLLCVLAGSVSCLSILRADSWWSRYAFHQPAELQRVLEACPGSVLRVVISPTSTGEAISLAQRLDGRTRVHFAARHATSPAVPVLHRSALGQVLMPSRDPAAVQEAS
- a CDS encoding polysaccharide pyruvyl transferase family protein; the protein is MAEPGRPRLTGLLPAGLRGWRQPPACSPVALVWWGSWPRGATLGDLLAVENLSAALLAAGVPHTVLSHPRHALPTHLAIRRPWRLAGQLRTLVFVCGPLVMTKRLRRLLSACGPTRKLAAGVSILERQDPLNALLEGVVARDGREPAFFDLAIGHCRPALERPRPASLAGARIGLCLRGPQKDYGPARDRSAAAADLFQQVLADHPGPVLPIDTVLSATNTPARIQAGFEAVDLVLTTRLHGSLLALAAGVPVIAVDQIAGGGKLTEVLGRTGWPHLFNAEACSSDQLAAVMRRCLETCPLEAIASSQARMLLLSRQALEASVALVQQQAG